A stretch of the Leptospira kirschneri serovar Cynopteri str. 3522 CT genome encodes the following:
- a CDS encoding NADase-type glycan-binding domain-containing protein gives MKHAKIQMIAFLFLLSSTGIWSQEEILPGPDCITVKDNPSLKALKTMKDDDVLKQTFYDTAFFDDGRWSWGLAWATSHLRPKGKELIDFMKSKPKEKDRKAFRDWTKKSCDNIPYYAQDYGLKEGKAYCTDTNRGVGEILLSYIDIMFEEKKNDSFYILPGKQNSKKGFLERNRPKDITIYYLVTEFPPSPIQAGELSFSNPWLYQKQKVTLKDTVGYQKIQIPNFDNIFEDTGISGGRSKKVMVAIEINSVWDGSKEKDITCITDIRSGGGDEKEYQYIPK, from the coding sequence ATGAAACATGCAAAAATTCAAATGATCGCTTTTCTTTTTCTTTTGTCTTCAACTGGTATTTGGAGTCAGGAAGAAATTCTTCCCGGTCCTGATTGCATTACCGTAAAAGACAATCCTTCTTTGAAAGCATTAAAAACCATGAAAGACGATGACGTATTGAAACAGACGTTTTATGATACCGCTTTTTTTGATGATGGTCGTTGGTCTTGGGGGCTTGCTTGGGCGACATCTCATTTGCGACCAAAAGGAAAGGAGCTTATTGATTTCATGAAATCCAAACCCAAGGAAAAGGACAGAAAAGCATTTCGAGATTGGACCAAGAAGTCTTGTGACAACATTCCTTACTATGCCCAAGATTACGGCTTGAAAGAAGGGAAAGCATATTGCACGGATACAAATCGCGGGGTTGGGGAGATTTTATTATCTTACATTGATATAATGTTTGAGGAAAAAAAGAATGATTCTTTTTACATTCTTCCCGGCAAACAAAACAGCAAGAAAGGATTTCTGGAACGAAACAGGCCAAAAGATATTACGATCTACTATCTGGTCACAGAATTTCCGCCAAGTCCAATTCAGGCAGGAGAATTGTCTTTTTCCAACCCTTGGCTGTATCAAAAACAGAAAGTGACTCTCAAAGATACGGTAGGGTATCAGAAAATCCAAATACCCAATTTTGATAATATTTTTGAGGATACTGGGATATCAGGCGGACGCTCCAAAAAAGTTATGGTCGCGATCGAGATCAACAGTGTATGGGACGGAAGCAAGGAAAAAGACATTACATGTATTACTGATATACGAAGCGGCGGCGGAGATGAAAAGGAATATCAATATATTCCTAAATGA
- a CDS encoding YebC/PmpR family DNA-binding transcriptional regulator, translating to MSGHSKWATIKRKKDAIDSKRGAIFTRVGKEITVAAKMGGGDPEGNPRLRLAILKAKSVNMPKDNIERAVRKGTGELEGVTYEECLYECFGPGGIAIMVSAVTDKKSRTTPEIKSILTKLGGSLATSGSVSRLFEKKGVIVLEFSQISEDELVDVAVGGGAEDVINEGEVYRVITTPDNYESVLHALNEKGLKSEESEIRYIPLVSSEIADKEVAEKVMKLIDQLDGHDDVTSVTSNFELAASLEKEFQ from the coding sequence ATGTCCGGACATTCGAAATGGGCTACGATCAAACGTAAAAAAGACGCGATCGATTCTAAACGCGGAGCCATTTTTACAAGAGTGGGAAAAGAAATTACTGTAGCCGCAAAAATGGGAGGAGGAGATCCGGAAGGAAATCCAAGGCTTAGACTCGCAATCTTAAAAGCAAAATCTGTGAACATGCCCAAGGATAACATAGAAAGGGCCGTTCGAAAGGGAACCGGAGAATTAGAAGGGGTGACCTACGAAGAATGTCTATACGAATGTTTTGGTCCGGGCGGAATTGCGATCATGGTTTCTGCTGTAACAGACAAAAAATCTAGAACCACACCTGAGATCAAAAGTATTCTTACAAAATTAGGGGGATCTCTTGCTACTTCCGGATCCGTTAGTCGTCTTTTTGAAAAAAAAGGAGTGATCGTTTTAGAATTTTCACAAATCAGCGAGGACGAACTCGTTGATGTTGCCGTTGGCGGAGGCGCGGAAGACGTAATTAATGAAGGTGAAGTCTATCGTGTGATTACTACTCCGGACAATTATGAAAGCGTCTTACACGCATTAAATGAGAAGGGGCTCAAGTCTGAAGAATCGGAAATACGTTATATTCCTTTGGTAAGTTCCGAAATTGCGGACAAGGAGGTTGCAGAAAAAGTAATGAAGTTAATCGATCAACTGGATGGGCACGACGACGTGACTTCTGTGACTTCTAATTTTGAACTGGCGGCTTCTCTGGAAAAAGAATTTCAATAA
- a CDS encoding DUF1016 N-terminal domain-containing protein: MKRDNTDTLVKEIASIFESIRENTYKGGNRFLLTGHLEIGSLLNREFNSYILDEKNRQRMKTLIEKIGKVVKINFSRRTLYYALKFYQAYHGKKLDYRLSWSHYRILSSVLNQDVRNKLEKEASANNWNRYVLERKARESGYYGGSRAAKWNRPGGEVYHYKIVNKSVGFSKELWIDLGFRCYRKLDKQNLKENECIRLNFKNKIWSYKKASANSFVYHYLGILERIVDGDTLLVQIDLGFGLTTRQKIRLLGVSAPELGTSEGDEAFELLNKKLKPGTNLLIRTHLQDKYGRYLGDVLYLVKKEFSYKTLRAEGIHLNEELSMKFER; encoded by the coding sequence TTGAAACGTGATAATACAGATACCTTAGTAAAAGAAATCGCTTCAATATTTGAATCCATTAGAGAAAATACATATAAAGGAGGTAATCGATTTTTATTAACAGGGCATTTAGAAATCGGTTCCTTATTAAATCGAGAGTTTAATTCATACATACTGGATGAGAAAAACAGACAGAGAATGAAAACTCTAATTGAAAAGATAGGTAAAGTAGTAAAGATCAACTTTTCGAGAAGAACCCTTTATTACGCACTTAAATTTTATCAAGCGTATCATGGAAAGAAGTTGGATTATCGATTAAGCTGGAGTCATTATAGAATTTTATCTTCGGTTTTGAATCAAGATGTAAGAAACAAATTAGAAAAAGAAGCATCAGCCAATAATTGGAACAGATACGTATTAGAACGCAAAGCACGGGAAAGCGGTTATTATGGTGGTTCAAGGGCTGCCAAGTGGAATCGTCCGGGTGGAGAGGTTTATCATTATAAAATTGTAAATAAGAGTGTTGGTTTTTCGAAGGAACTTTGGATCGATTTAGGTTTTCGTTGTTATCGTAAGTTAGATAAACAAAATTTAAAGGAAAATGAATGTATTCGCTTGAATTTTAAAAATAAAATTTGGAGCTATAAAAAGGCAAGTGCGAATTCCTTTGTTTATCATTATCTTGGAATATTAGAAAGAATTGTAGATGGTGATACTTTGCTTGTCCAAATTGATTTAGGTTTTGGTCTTACGACTAGACAAAAGATTCGTTTACTTGGAGTTAGTGCGCCTGAACTTGGAACGTCTGAAGGTGATGAGGCTTTTGAGTTGTTAAATAAGAAACTGAAACCTGGTACAAATCTTTTGATACGAACTCATCTTCAAGACAAATATGGCCGTTATCTTGGAGACGTATTGTATTTAGTGAAAAAAGAATTTAGTTATAAAACATTAAGAGCTGAGGGGATTCACTTGAACGAAGAACTTTCTATGAAGTTTGAACGTTAG
- a CDS encoding TIGR04388 family protein, which yields MKISILKHIIIVMLLCIYSALYAPPVVVPNLNTPVFNATSMDQTFNVANGMQTVGNWDAFVFQGVSILQTQWEAQVQAQITMMVNSVTTSDHYASVQGIIKFSFINSLRK from the coding sequence ATGAAAATAAGCATTTTAAAGCATATAATTATTGTAATGCTATTATGTATCTATAGCGCGTTATACGCCCCGCCGGTGGTGGTTCCTAATTTAAACACTCCTGTTTTTAACGCTACGTCCATGGACCAGACTTTTAATGTCGCCAATGGAATGCAGACGGTAGGAAATTGGGACGCGTTTGTGTTTCAGGGTGTGAGTATTTTACAAACTCAGTGGGAAGCACAGGTGCAAGCTCAGATCACTATGATGGTGAACTCGGTTACTACAAGTGATCACTACGCTTCTGTTCAAGGAATAATCAAATTTTCGTTTATAAACTCTTTACGAAAGTAA
- a CDS encoding TIGR04388 family protein — MNEDNDPHPNGGPDQYCPDPLGCHSGDIFHPDPGIYGANDTFSQRGYDFNRYIARELGVWAGIPFLADIEHYQDYAWIELSFTVTNNNAYANVTTYQDLVLQLQSFEHDWMTNVMPSVTNWTAQVASYNAQYANWQTQMQTALTDAQNAYNAGVQDLQDHESSWLAQMGQLQQQAQNAFDAASNALKNGQGQSNYGQLTQQILAGLNKGQLDSGIKPLEIRKFTSYGGDILENLDRDANRGVPNFDLLSSFGSSMSRAITGVSNLTLLSSTNNALMDNILGYMQNVADSMRNERQFSQNGQQALMDAHHLKTKTITTKDKYSGEEIGTTYVLDENGNIRMFTDEDGELKQMTVGDWITSKEVCGANLTNAGCNQYTERTYESVEIDSKGNITAHRNIYNGSSNQCGADATRSESYCYGESDRIVTIAPPNPKALLLGRGASRLGDIFDAKENGIGDLVNVSFGNLNSYLSSNKYTAGLFNEVKNAQMENDHNASIAANEVNNKVKIANLIASYAESVLYGGMKTGQWIANQSRQAIQDVVATALSNAFDLPPDAAALLSGGLITHLEADRAKHHLGSRHLGLGKHLDSIGLMGDAMFIGTGMGTVLQLGMNSAHTNDLAALNRWKEFKNSMVGFAVQKYGESQHWSPEFSGFASQYVSDYFQMKQAKEELGRRSGAFSMNSVLGELRVGMANLGGAFGEVAGALINGTAHIAGDLGLTSERYEKEINQNVRTAINDVKLKQYKDDIRTWSADQVGLASATVKEYGKQNNWDQAKIDMWSGQASDFVVRQQAEREIHKRDNLLLGSSFITGSPGSVLLLDRKLFGGGLTSLITKGFRGVATTLADVGNMLGEGVVSSAFRNSVYDQTRDWRNTITQEDVKARTGQGIINKSYIETEMRNKLFDVIGETLIPGDKEAAHNLGLLLKHHIDEKEQKKQAKEQRLRDAQTIVQVAAAAAAIYFTAGAASGAANSWLSTVAVQTGTATTASVGGVSTVVATGLTNGQILALAASTAVSMGVEGSINGTNGAIAALANGIISAATMGVKTPVTGYVTYTKHQNANLLTGQHEVKGGWGGGFSANISGTKASALGEVMQTAVAAMKMSNLNFGLSYNQDAGLGMNVNTNFTSGLGLGLDYNFKSGDYTANASYDKNHIGGQSWANASFNISASKTGHASASISYNSDGNTAIPQRLRGGGGTLDFGNDGKIGLSIQGMRGATVGTLTYDTNTHGFEPVSFNSNFQNEFNQGQTAENSSENHERKQMEILLKEISLGSKMDKPLFTEREIDSALPRDGKGGIDMERANPEKLLEKWNGYKDRMSQNPENLQKWKEEVTRAGERSGIEVRFNEGKSATTTFGKFVTGLMGDVAQSFGFANDGSKMVDKQGVFHLDTCFAPGSKITRLKNKNVRIYGNMNSSEDSFSKANSNKTNSNEFSSNDYEFTNIEDVKIGDVVRSWNENTNTFENKRVTETFVHEVPQLFFLELDGEEEIHTTWNHPFRRQKTDEFANANSRQRTEDRNGGDITSRIANAVYGDGRIRREFEQHSVGTEKHSRNVALEKRNSDSSEVQSSEWVKVEDLRLRDQVLRSDGSWGTVTGIYYYNTEPTKVYNLEVEDNHTYVVGGDTFGIGYVVHNYTEQVQRILDGKGILSEDSSKMLDSANAKDKLRALGKVNEFDYAGSKWKNVGSDENGVAHFQSESNKYGLKEDLYFRNNNGKIEIEQVQHLNGKEYSTKNSNLDVLKQTVIAVNLKSTNDYLTHLSNVLGERGGSGTKYDDGTPKVSLVKDANGQAILHETKNGTHTAEIERNGNKGKMLVEEVGRTQREARSDYSGERGLIKKYDLNNPLERRAYDAENDTPTQVVPGGDHLRDVAVCQSTVIAEDRHNNGRTVGEVAKAMGDFAASRGLRPSQLGVLEISQALKKDGLQVGADIYFQKTGKYKETREQFNDRFFEFAKGQLDQGMAVNVGGTYANSLGHVTRITGYVEGPHGERGFMINDSYGDANKGYRNGAGGQDGRAVFYPIDKLNVAQFNYAYTIVEDTGTNTPSGNGSSSGSRRRNSSGGFWNKFSNIFKFDFFKKD, encoded by the coding sequence ATGAATGAGGATAATGATCCACATCCAAACGGAGGACCAGACCAATATTGTCCGGATCCTTTGGGCTGTCATTCTGGAGATATATTTCATCCTGATCCTGGAATTTATGGTGCAAATGATACTTTTTCCCAAAGAGGTTATGACTTTAACCGTTATATTGCAAGAGAATTGGGAGTTTGGGCGGGTATTCCGTTTTTAGCGGATATTGAACACTATCAAGATTATGCTTGGATAGAATTGTCTTTTACAGTAACGAATAACAACGCGTATGCGAACGTAACTACCTATCAAGATTTAGTGTTACAATTACAAAGTTTTGAACATGACTGGATGACCAACGTTATGCCTTCGGTTACGAACTGGACGGCTCAGGTGGCTTCGTATAACGCTCAGTATGCGAACTGGCAAACACAAATGCAGACTGCGTTAACGGACGCACAAAACGCATACAATGCGGGTGTACAAGATTTACAAGATCACGAATCGAGTTGGTTGGCGCAGATGGGTCAATTACAACAACAGGCTCAAAACGCTTTTGACGCCGCTTCCAACGCTTTGAAAAACGGTCAGGGACAATCTAACTATGGGCAGTTGACTCAGCAGATTTTGGCGGGTTTGAACAAAGGTCAGTTGGATTCAGGGATAAAACCTTTAGAGATCAGAAAGTTTACTTCGTATGGGGGAGATATATTAGAAAACTTAGATAGAGATGCTAATAGAGGGGTTCCCAATTTCGATTTATTAAGTTCTTTTGGGTCGAGTATGAGCAGGGCGATTACGGGAGTTTCGAATTTGACTTTGTTGTCTTCGACTAACAATGCTTTGATGGACAACATTTTAGGTTACATGCAGAATGTGGCTGATTCGATGAGAAACGAAAGACAGTTTAGCCAAAACGGTCAACAGGCGTTAATGGATGCTCATCATCTAAAAACCAAAACGATTACAACAAAAGACAAGTATTCTGGTGAAGAGATCGGCACCACATACGTGTTAGACGAAAACGGAAACATTCGTATGTTTACGGATGAAGACGGTGAATTAAAACAGATGACTGTTGGGGATTGGATTACCAGCAAAGAAGTATGCGGAGCCAATTTAACAAATGCAGGTTGTAACCAATATACGGAACGTACTTATGAAAGTGTGGAAATTGATTCGAAAGGGAATATAACCGCACATAGAAATATTTATAACGGTAGTTCTAACCAGTGTGGGGCGGACGCCACTCGAAGCGAATCTTATTGTTACGGTGAAAGTGATAGAATTGTAACGATTGCGCCTCCTAATCCTAAAGCACTTTTATTAGGAAGAGGTGCTTCTAGGTTAGGAGATATTTTTGACGCAAAAGAAAACGGAATCGGAGATTTGGTCAATGTTTCGTTTGGAAACTTGAATTCCTATTTGTCCTCTAACAAATATACTGCAGGACTGTTTAACGAAGTAAAAAATGCTCAGATGGAAAACGATCATAACGCGTCCATTGCAGCCAACGAAGTAAATAACAAAGTAAAAATTGCGAACTTGATTGCGAGTTACGCCGAATCGGTGTTATACGGTGGTATGAAAACAGGGCAATGGATTGCGAATCAATCCAGACAAGCAATACAAGACGTTGTTGCTACAGCACTTTCTAATGCGTTTGATTTGCCTCCGGACGCGGCGGCGCTTTTGTCGGGTGGTTTAATTACACATTTAGAAGCGGATCGTGCTAAACATCATTTAGGATCTAGACATTTAGGACTTGGGAAACATTTAGATTCGATTGGTTTGATGGGAGATGCGATGTTTATAGGCACAGGAATGGGAACCGTTCTTCAATTAGGAATGAACAGTGCTCATACAAACGACCTTGCTGCTTTAAACCGTTGGAAAGAATTTAAAAACAGCATGGTAGGTTTTGCAGTACAGAAATATGGAGAAAGTCAACACTGGTCTCCTGAGTTTTCTGGATTTGCGTCCCAATATGTATCAGACTATTTTCAAATGAAACAAGCCAAAGAAGAGTTAGGAAGAAGATCGGGAGCTTTTTCCATGAATTCTGTGTTAGGCGAGTTAAGAGTAGGAATGGCGAATCTAGGAGGTGCGTTTGGAGAAGTTGCAGGAGCGTTAATTAACGGAACGGCCCATATAGCTGGAGACTTGGGGCTGACGTCAGAGAGATATGAAAAAGAAATTAATCAGAATGTAAGAACGGCGATCAATGACGTAAAACTAAAACAATACAAAGATGATATACGAACTTGGAGCGCGGATCAAGTAGGGCTAGCCAGTGCGACTGTAAAAGAATACGGGAAACAAAATAATTGGGATCAAGCTAAGATAGATATGTGGTCCGGGCAAGCGTCCGACTTTGTAGTAAGACAACAAGCAGAAAGAGAAATACATAAAAGAGACAATTTACTGTTAGGTAGTAGTTTTATTACAGGAAGCCCTGGATCAGTATTGTTGTTAGATAGAAAGTTGTTTGGTGGAGGACTGACGAGTTTAATTACCAAAGGTTTTAGAGGAGTAGCTACCACATTAGCCGACGTAGGAAATATGTTAGGCGAAGGAGTAGTATCATCTGCATTTAGAAATAGTGTCTATGACCAAACGAGAGATTGGCGTAATACGATTACACAAGAAGACGTCAAAGCAAGGACCGGACAAGGAATTATCAACAAATCGTATATAGAAACGGAAATGCGTAACAAGTTGTTTGATGTGATCGGAGAGACACTGATTCCGGGAGACAAAGAAGCAGCGCATAACCTAGGTTTATTATTAAAACATCATATAGACGAGAAAGAACAAAAGAAACAAGCCAAAGAACAACGTCTAAGAGACGCCCAAACGATAGTACAAGTAGCAGCGGCCGCAGCGGCGATCTACTTTACAGCAGGAGCAGCATCGGGAGCGGCCAACAGTTGGCTTAGTACTGTAGCAGTCCAAACAGGAACGGCAACAACCGCTTCTGTAGGAGGAGTGTCAACAGTAGTAGCGACAGGACTAACGAACGGCCAGATCCTAGCATTAGCAGCAAGCACAGCGGTAAGTATGGGAGTAGAAGGTAGTATCAACGGAACGAACGGAGCAATAGCGGCCCTTGCGAACGGAATTATCTCAGCAGCGACGATGGGAGTTAAAACCCCAGTAACCGGCTATGTAACATATACAAAACACCAAAACGCAAACTTGTTAACAGGCCAACACGAAGTAAAAGGAGGTTGGGGAGGCGGTTTTAGTGCGAACATATCAGGAACCAAAGCATCTGCGTTAGGTGAAGTAATGCAAACTGCAGTAGCGGCGATGAAGATGAGTAACTTAAACTTTGGATTGAGCTACAATCAAGACGCAGGACTAGGAATGAACGTAAATACAAACTTTACGAGTGGATTAGGACTTGGACTTGATTACAACTTTAAGAGCGGAGATTACACAGCGAACGCAAGCTACGACAAAAACCATATCGGTGGACAAAGCTGGGCGAATGCAAGTTTTAATATATCGGCAAGTAAGACCGGCCATGCGAGCGCGTCCATATCTTACAACAGCGATGGAAATACAGCGATTCCACAAAGACTGAGAGGAGGCGGAGGAACATTAGACTTTGGTAATGATGGGAAGATAGGCTTAAGCATACAAGGGATGAGAGGAGCGACAGTCGGAACACTAACTTACGATACGAACACACACGGATTTGAACCAGTGTCTTTTAACAGTAACTTTCAGAATGAATTTAACCAGGGTCAGACGGCTGAGAATTCTTCGGAGAACCATGAAAGGAAGCAGATGGAGATCTTACTAAAAGAGATCAGTTTAGGTAGTAAGATGGACAAACCTTTGTTTACAGAAAGGGAAATTGATTCAGCGCTTCCGAGAGATGGTAAGGGTGGAATCGATATGGAAAGAGCGAATCCTGAAAAGCTATTAGAAAAATGGAATGGATACAAAGATAGAATGTCTCAAAACCCTGAGAACTTGCAGAAGTGGAAAGAAGAAGTAACACGAGCAGGCGAAAGAAGTGGAATAGAAGTAAGATTTAACGAGGGTAAGAGTGCGACCACAACCTTTGGAAAGTTTGTAACCGGCCTTATGGGAGACGTAGCACAGAGTTTTGGATTTGCAAACGACGGATCGAAGATGGTTGATAAACAGGGGGTTTTTCACTTAGATACGTGCTTTGCCCCAGGGTCCAAAATAACAAGATTAAAGAACAAGAATGTTAGAATATACGGAAATATGAATTCTAGTGAAGATAGTTTTAGTAAAGCTAATTCTAACAAAACTAACTCGAACGAGTTTAGTTCTAATGACTATGAGTTTACAAATATTGAAGACGTAAAAATCGGAGATGTAGTACGTTCTTGGAACGAGAATACAAATACTTTTGAGAACAAGAGAGTAACAGAGACTTTTGTACATGAAGTTCCACAGCTCTTCTTTCTAGAGTTAGATGGAGAAGAAGAAATCCATACAACATGGAACCACCCATTTAGAAGACAGAAGACAGACGAATTTGCTAACGCAAATTCTAGACAGAGGACTGAGGACAGAAACGGAGGAGACATTACATCACGGATTGCGAATGCAGTTTATGGAGATGGAAGGATTCGAAGAGAATTTGAACAACATTCTGTTGGAACGGAGAAACATTCAAGAAACGTTGCATTAGAAAAACGAAATTCAGATTCAAGCGAGGTTCAGTCATCTGAATGGGTGAAGGTAGAAGACTTACGTTTAAGAGATCAAGTATTAAGATCCGACGGAAGTTGGGGAACTGTAACAGGAATCTACTATTACAACACAGAACCTACTAAAGTTTACAACTTAGAAGTAGAAGACAATCATACATACGTAGTCGGCGGGGATACATTCGGAATCGGTTATGTCGTCCATAACTACACGGAACAAGTTCAAAGGATATTGGACGGGAAAGGAATATTATCCGAAGATAGTTCTAAAATGTTGGATTCTGCAAACGCGAAAGACAAGTTGCGGGCTTTAGGAAAAGTGAATGAATTTGATTACGCTGGTTCGAAATGGAAAAACGTAGGCTCTGATGAAAACGGAGTCGCTCATTTTCAATCTGAAAGCAACAAATATGGTTTAAAAGAAGATCTTTATTTTAGAAATAACAATGGAAAGATAGAGATCGAACAAGTTCAGCATTTGAATGGCAAAGAATATTCTACAAAAAATAGTAATCTGGATGTATTAAAACAAACAGTCATAGCTGTGAATTTAAAAAGTACAAACGACTATTTGACTCATTTGTCGAATGTGTTAGGCGAGCGTGGTGGAAGTGGAACGAAATACGACGATGGAACTCCGAAAGTAAGTTTAGTAAAAGATGCGAACGGTCAGGCCATCCTACATGAAACAAAGAACGGTACGCATACGGCAGAGATAGAAAGAAACGGTAACAAGGGCAAGATGCTTGTTGAAGAAGTTGGAAGAACGCAGAGAGAAGCTCGGAGTGATTATTCCGGCGAACGGGGTTTGATCAAAAAATACGATCTAAACAATCCTTTGGAAAGAAGAGCGTATGATGCTGAAAATGACACTCCAACTCAAGTTGTACCTGGCGGTGATCATTTACGTGATGTTGCTGTGTGCCAGTCCACCGTGATTGCAGAAGACAGGCACAACAACGGAAGAACAGTGGGTGAAGTTGCTAAGGCAATGGGCGATTTTGCCGCTTCTCGTGGATTAAGACCTTCGCAGTTGGGAGTTTTAGAAATATCGCAGGCTTTGAAGAAAGATGGATTGCAAGTTGGTGCAGATATTTATTTTCAGAAGACTGGTAAATATAAAGAAACTAGAGAACAGTTTAATGATAGGTTCTTTGAATTTGCGAAAGGACAGCTAGATCAAGGAATGGCTGTGAACGTCGGAGGAACATATGCGAACAGCCTTGGTCACGTAACTCGGATTACTGGATATGTGGAAGGTCCGCACGGAGAGCGAGGCTTCATGATCAATGACTCTTACGGAGATGCGAACAAGGGATACAGAAACGGGGCCGGTGGCCAAGATGGAAGAGCCGTCTTTTATCCAATCGACAAGTTGAATGTGGCACAATTTAACTATGCTTACACAATTGTCGAAGACACGGGAACGAATACTCCTTCAGGAAATGGTTCTTCCTCGGGCTCAAGAAGACGTAACTCTTCCGGTGGTTTCTGGAACAAATTTTCAAACATTTTTAAATTCGATTTCTTTAAAAAGGACTAA